DNA from Deinococcus sp. YIM 134068:
CTGTGGGCGGCGTGGCTGAGCCGTGGCCCAGGCTTTCCTAGCGTCTTCTTAAGGCGGGGAAATTGGGAAGCGGTCAGCGGTCAGCTCTCAGCCGTCAGCAAGGAAGTGCTCAGACAACGCCCTAAGCAACTGGTCCTCCTCTTGTCCGCCCCCGCTACACTCGGGCGCGATGACCGACCTGCCCGCGTCCGACCTCCCCGCGCTGCCGACCGAGACGGCCCCCGCGCCCCGCAGCCGCGCCCGGATGCTGGAACTGGTGTTCCCAAAGGACACCAACTACCACGGCACGGCCTTCGGGGGCTTCGTGCTGTCGCTGATGGACAAGGCCGCGTCGGTGGCGGCGGTGCGGCATGCGGGCGGCGCGGTCGTCACGGCCCGCATGGACGGGGTGGACTTCCACGTGCCCATCCGTGTGGGCGACGCCGTGGCCCTCGACGCCCGCGTGGTGCGGGTGGGCCGCTCCTCCATGACGATCCGGGTGGACGTGTACCGCGAACACATGGCCTCGGGCGAGCAGCAACTCGCCACCACGGGCTTTTTCGTCTTCGTCGCG
Protein-coding regions in this window:
- a CDS encoding acyl-CoA thioesterase; the encoded protein is MTDLPASDLPALPTETAPAPRSRARMLELVFPKDTNYHGTAFGGFVLSLMDKAASVAAVRHAGGAVVTARMDGVDFHVPIRVGDAVALDARVVRVGRSSMTIRVDVYREHMASGEQQLATTGFFVFVALGEDGKPRPVPPLREEAEASQEPDPEARP